Proteins encoded within one genomic window of Columba livia isolate bColLiv1 breed racing homer chromosome 1, bColLiv1.pat.W.v2, whole genome shotgun sequence:
- the LOC106145794 gene encoding dystroglycan 1 yields MDARRDPTGTPDRFPALGSPMLPLVFALISVCVNTPAVVAKGSDNRHEETKSLQGIPNATVLTGKIFYYPVPVFAFQGKITQYKVTLASGADLPKWLDFNPNTHTLQGLPMAGESGVYLLCIAASGRTRAQKTPGVAGNFTIHVQDGILFLDTEASLNHMLNSYQCGKEVAITYAEIILSTEAETLEVQTRLYIVCTMAEYLHLDSSLLTLLQYADLAHTGLQSLTVLAEDTTHIDFRVNHYVGLSWPVKCGEFAMLREFIQVLRHNVDSHHLSQLLGYEIAGWRILRRGHYERSSPRRQRRRLMITPTPTLKPVRITHRPAAGDASRPLSSTVPSHLHTQLAVSPTQSLSSFCEESIVIASYKMHSNIHRISQEILVTLDTDSAWDTPANPPVSILFADSDFPDLSPSLRTETTLLFTELEVLPTRTSGMSWLFEQPERPVPETGSDFLSSKSEVSTYHFLQDITLDTDQLFRPTYTWVINTLHEWPHSSAEAFPSKAEFHVILPEAMSASEVPDHSNETKSQFPELEMLSSASLSPEPLLSPFPKASVRDTILSDFMFPIDDTFPPVLARSSLSQVFANDYEQLSKAFMTIPQTDRFPFAEGKSRASSVTQKDAQTLDPKLNFSPEASACFSSMLFSTLPSKAEASYEPSQIILSHPDTAPVLTLPVDFSIFDLSELSRPTHTLHSSYGSSVLRAEMHSASILSSGTKELHSGGDLGTRILPNITEPTPESQKLSDIKSDAVEVPLVTLFNATSHLSSSIPEVVQTRQPLHQDPSTLLFPTSERLQSLESAWILPPSSVSQELHNITPGQANTSPKAVHSIKFLTATIGCLFFFTIPADTFYDEEDGNSTQLSLQIIPADGSPSGSQSWLQFNTSQQIMHGYPLDIDFQYSPQEFVLSVTDSGGLTTWEPFTIELLKPTNVPCHLYTVRTKNSYYSFLRDRKRVSLFLEKLSRYLNSSSPKDIMVTALKPGSTVISWYNSLLCTSANKSSSWCAKDKIQQALEKLRLPGGYVSPHFIQAMLPEYKIDVIFNISYSEVCFPTTKPFNESFNSTVPMLQDTNDSTIRKTPSALLSSLCAAPGVVLVILVYWFCKYHRKIPGSQSVMFQRNSWLSHADVQLDVLKPRKAAVHECRTSPSPQLWIPPSASLPSQERYSRSVRLPHINSSFQLPKYQLPPPYQESMTTQNDQGNIHRLKLLSFK; encoded by the exons GTGACTTTAGCCAGTGGTGCAGATTTGCCAAAATGGTTGGACTTCAACCCCAATACACACACTCTGCAAGGACTGCCAATGGCAGGGGAGAGCGGAGTGTACCTGCTGTGCATTGCTGCCTCTGGAAGGACACGTGCCCAGAAAACACCAGGAGTGGCTGGAAATTTCACCATCCACGTTCAGGATGGCATCTTATTCCTGGACACGGAGGCGAGCTTGAACCACATGCTGAACAGCTACCA GTGTGGGAAGGAAGTTGCCATCACTTATGCTGAAATAATTCTCTCTACTGAAGCAGAAACCCTGGAGGTACAGACACGCCTCTACATTGTGTGCACGATGGCCGAATATCTCCACCTGGATTCCTCCCTACTAACCCTGCTGCAATACGCAGATCTGGCACACACAGGCTTGCAGAGCCTGACCGTACTGGCTGAAGACACCACACACATCGACTTCAGAGTGAACCATTATGTAGGACTCTCCTGGCCTGTGAAGTGTGGAGAGTTTGCCATGCTCCGCGAATTCATCCAGGTCCTGCGACACAATGTTGACTCACATCACCTCTCACAGCTGCTAGGGTATGAAATTGCAGGCTGGAGAATACTTAGGAGAGGCCATTATGAAAGAAGTTCTCCAAGACGACAACGTAGGCGATTAATGATCACGCCAACACCTACATTAAAACCAGTTAGAATTACCCATAGAccagctgcaggagatgctTCCAGGCCTTTGTCCTCTACTGTCCCAAGCCACTTACACACACAACTTGCAGTATCACCTACTCAGAGTCTATcatctttctgtgaagaaagcaTAGTGATTGCAAGTTACAAGATGCACAGTAATATCCATCGTATTAGTCAAGAAATTTTGGTCACCTTAGACACGGACTCAGCATGGGACACACCAGCTAACCCACCAGTATCTATTCTGTTCGCAGACTCTGATTTTCCAGATCTTTCGCCTTCACTGAGGACTGAAACAACACTTCTCTTCACTGAGCTGGAAGTGCTGCCTACCAGAACTTCTGGCATGTCATGGCTGTTCGAGCAGCCGGAGCGTCCTGTGCCTGAGACAGGTTCAGATTTCCTTTCCAGTAAATCAGAAGTATCCACATACCATTTCCTACAGGACATCACTTTAGACACAGACCAGCTTTTCAGGCCCACGTACACTTGGGTAATAAACACCCTTCATGAATGGCCTCACAGCTCAGCAGAGGCATTTCCTTCTAAAGCAGAATTTCATGTAATTTTGCCAGAAGCAATGTCAGCATCAGAAGTGCCAGATCACAGCAACGAGACAAAAAGCCAGTTTCCAGAACTTGAAATGCTTTCTAGTGCATCCCTCTCTCCAGAACCACTCCTTTCACCATTCCCAAAAGCTTCAGTAAGAGATACAATTTTGTCTGACTTCATGTTTCCCATTGATGACACATTTCCACCTGTGCTAGCAAGAAGCAGTCTGAGCCAGGTGTTTGCTAATGACTATGAACAGTTATCTAAAGCTTTTATGACTATCCCACAGACTGACAGGTTTCCATTTGCTgaagggaaaagcagagctTCTTCTGTAACACAGAAAGATGCACAGACCCTCGATCCCAAATTGAATTTCAGTCCTGAAGCCTCAGCCTGCTTTTCTAGCATGTTATTCAGCACTCTCCCTAGTAAAGCTGAAGCATCTTATGAACCAAGTCAGATCATTCTGTCCCATCCTGATACTGCTCCAGTTCTTACTCTGCCAGTAGACTTTTCTATCTTTGACCTGTCTGAGCTATCCAGACCAACACATacacttcattcttcttacgGCAGCAGCGTGCTCAGAGCAGAGATGCATTCTGCAAGTATTTTATCCAGCGGCACAAAGGAATTGCATTCAGGTGGAGATCTGGGAACAAGGATTTTGCCAAACATCACTGAGCCTACTCCAGAGTCACAAAAACTCTCAGACATCAAGTCGGATGCTGTAGAAGTACCTCTGGTGACTTTATTTAATGCCACTTCTCATCTGTCCAGCAGTATACCGG AGGTGGTTCAGACACGACAGCCACTGCACCAGGATCCAAGCACCTTGCTGTTTCCCACATCTGAAAGACTACAGTCCCTGGAAAGTGCATGGATTCTTCCTCCATCTTCTGTTTCACAAGAGCTTCACAATATAACCCCAG GGCAAGCAAACACTTCCCCAAAGGCTGTCCATTCCATTAAATTCCTAACAGCAACTATTGGAtgcctcttcttttttactataCCTGCTGACACGTTTTACGATGAGGAAGATGGCAACTCTACTCAGTTATCTCTACAAATCATTCCAGCTGATGGCTCTCCGTCAGGATCACAAAGCTGGCTGCAATTTAACACCTCTCAGCAAATCATGCATGGCTATCCTCTCGATATTGATTTCCAGTATTCGCCTCAGGAGTTTGTGCTGTCTGTCACAGATTCAGGAGGACTGACCACCTGGGAACCCTTCACCATTGAGCTTCTGAAGCCCACCAATGTGCCGTGCCACCTTTACACTGTCAGAACAAAAAACAGCTACTACTCTTTCCTGAGAGACAGGAAAAGGGTTAGTTTGTTTCTAGAGAAGCTCTCCCGCTATTTGAACTCCAGCAGTCCCAAAGACATCATGGTGACAGCTCTCAAACCTGGCTCCACAGTAATCTCATGGTATAACAGTTTGCTGTGTACAAGTGCCAACAAATCTTCCAGCTGGTGCGCAAAAGATAAAATTCAGCAAGCACTAGAGAAATTAAGATTGCCAGGTGGGTATGTCAGTCCACACTTTATCCAAGCAATGCTGCCAGAATACAAAATTGATGTAATTTTCAACATTTCATATAGTGAAGTCTGCTTTCCCACTACAAAGCCATTCAATGAGTCTTTCAACAGTACCGTGCCAATGCTTCAAGACACAAATGACTCCACAATTAGGAAAACCCCATCTGCCTTACTCAGCAGCCTGTGTGCCGCTCCTGGGGTGGTGCTGGTAATACTGGTTTATTGGTTTTGCAAGTATCACAGGAAGATTCCTGGATCACAGTCTGTGATGTTTCAGAGAAACTCCTGGTTAAGCCATGCTGATGTGCAACTGGATGTCCTGAAACCACGCAAAGCAGCTGTACATGAGTGCCGGACTTCGCCTTCACCTCAGCTATGGATACCACCTTCGGCATCACTCCCCTCCCAAGAACGGTACTCTAGGTCAGTAAGATTGCCTCACATCAACTCATCTTTCCAGCTGCCAAAATACCAACTTCCTCCCCCTTATCAAGAGAGTATGACTACCCAGAATGACCAGGGCAATATCCACAGACTTAAGCTATTATCTTTTAAATGA
- the INTS13 gene encoding integrator complex subunit 13, whose amino-acid sequence MKIFSESHKTVFVVDHCPYMAESCRQHVEFDMLVKNRTQGIIPLAPISKSLWTCSVESSMEYCRIMYDIFPFKKLVNFIVSDSGAHVLNSWTQEDQNLQELMAALAAVGPPNPRADPECCSILHGLVAAVEALCKITEYQHEARTMLMENAERVGNRGRIICITNAKSDSHVRMLEDCVQETIHEHNKLAANSDHLMQIQKCELVLIHTYPVGEDSLVSDRPKKELSPVLTSEVHSVRAGRHLATKLNVLVQQHFDLASTTITNIPMKEEQHANTSANYDVELLHHKEAHVDFLKSGDNHAGGNSRDGTFKETVTLKWCTPRTNSVELHYCTGAYRISPVDVNSRPSSCLTNFLLNGRSVLLEQPRKSGSKVISHMLSSHGGEIFLHVLSSSRSILEDPPSISEGCGGRVTDYRITDFGEFMRENRLTPFLEPRYKIDGSLEIPLERAKDQLEKHTRYWPMIISQTTIFNMQAVVPLASVIVKEAMTDEDVLNCQKTIYNLVDMERKNDPLPISTVGTRGKGPKRDEQYRIMWNELETLVRAHINNSDKHQRVLECLMACRSKPPEEEERKKRGRKREDKEDKSEKLGKDYESDKPWQESERLKGLLDREKEELAEAEVIKDSPDSPEPPNKKPLITMDEMPTVEKAKGPMSLLSLWSNRINTANSRKHQEFIGRLNSVNNKAELYQHLKEENGMETTENGKAGRQ is encoded by the exons atgaaaatctttTCTGAGTCTCATAAAACTGTTTTTGTTGTGGATCACTGCCCATATATGGCAGAATCCTGTAGACAACATGTTGAATTCGATATGTTAGTAAAGAATCGGACCCAAGGAATTATACCTCTAGCACCTATATCAAAGTCACTATGGACCTGTTCAGTGGAATCATCCATGGAGTACTGTAGAATAATGTATGATATTTTCCCCTTCAAGAAACTG GTGAATTTCATTGTGAGTGATTCTGGGGCTCATGTCTTGAATTCTTGGACTCAAGAAGATCAGAACTTGCAGGAG TTGATGGCAGCATTAGCAGCTGTTGGGCCACCTAATCCTCGGGCGGATCCAGAGTGCTGCAGCATACTTCATGGTCTGGTTGCAGCAGTTGAAGCACTCTGTAAAATTACGGAATACCAGCATGAGGCTCGAACCATGCTCATGGAGAATGCAGAACGTGTTGGAAACAGGGGAAGAATAATCTGTATTACTAATGCAAAAAG tgacaGTCATGTTCGGATGCTTGAGGATTGTGTTCAGGAAACCATTCATGAACATAACAAGCTTGCAGCTAATTCAGATCA tctaATGCAGATTCAGAAATGTGAATTGGTCTTAATCCACACTTATCCAGTTGGTGAAGACAGCCTTGTTTCGGATCGTCCtaaaaaagag CTTTCACCTGTTTTAACCAGTGAAGTGCACAGTGTCCGTGCCGGGCGGCATCTGGCTACAAAACTGAATGTTTTAGTACAACAACACTTTGATCTGGCTTCAACCACGATAACTAACATTCCTATGAAG GAAGAACAACATGCTAACACATCAGCCAACTATGATGTGGAGCTTCTTCATCACAAAGAGGCACACGTTGACTTTTTAAAGAGTG GTGATAACCACGCAGGTGGCAATAGCAGGGATGGCACATTTAAAGAAACTGTAACATTAAAATGGTGTACTCCTCGAACAAATAGTGTGG aattacaCTATTGCACTGGAGCATACAGAATTTCACCAGTAGATGTAAATAGCAGACCTTCTTCATGCCTTACTAACTTTCTCCTTAATG GTCGTTCTGTTTTATTGGAACAGCCACGCAAATCTGGCTCTAAAGTAATTAGTCACATGCTCAGCAGCCATGGAGGAGAAATTTTTCTGCATGTGTTAAGCAGCTCACGATCAATTCTAGAAGATCCCCCATCAATTAGTGAAGGGTGTGGTGGAAGAGTCACTGACTACCGCATCACA GATTTTGGTGAATTTATGAGGGAAAACCGATTAACTCCTTTTCTAGAGCCCAGATATAAGATCGATGGAAGTCTTGAAATTCCATTGGAACGTGCAAAAGATCAGTTAGAGAAACATACTCGTTACTGGCCCATGATTATTTCTCAGACTACCATCTTCAACATGCAAGCT GTAGTGCCATTAGCCAGTGTGATTGTAAAAGAAGCAATGACTGATGAGGATGTTCTGAACTGTCAAAAAACAATATACAATTTGGTagacatggagaggaaaaatgaTCCGCTGCCAATTTCAACAGTTGGTACCAGAGGAAAGGGTCCAAAAAG AGATGAACAGTACCGGATCATGTGGAATGAATTGGAGACCCTTGTACGAGCACACATAAACAACTCTGATAAACACCAGCGAGTCTTAGAATGTTTGATGGCTTGCAGGAGCAAACCCCCAGAAGAAGAAGAGCGCAAGAAACgaggtagaaagagagaagacaaagaagacaAGTCCGAGAAGTTGGGCAAAGACTATGAATcagataaaccatggcaagaaTCAGAAAG GTTAAAAGGTCTTTTGGATCGTGAAAAGGAAGAACTAGCAGAAGCTGAAGTTATCAAAGATTCCCCTGATTCTCCTGAGCCACCCAACAAAAAGCCTCTTATTACAATGGATGAAATGCCCACAGTTGAAAAGGCAAAAG GGCCAATGTCCTTGCTGTCTTTATGGAGCAACAGGATTAATACTGCCAACTCTAGGAAACACCAGGAATTTATTGGTCGTTTGAACTCTGTCAACAATAAAGCTGAGTTATATCAacatctgaaagaagaaaatgg AATGGAAACAAcggaaaatggaaaagcaggcCGGCAGTGA